The DNA sequence TTTGGTATGTTGATTATGCCTACCCAACTGATCCCAATATGCCTGCATTATCTTCCTTCTTTCCGATTTCACTATCAATGTTCGTGTCTGGTATAAGAAGTTTCAACAATGTGCCATACTATTTAGTCGAATTATTCAGTACAATCATTTTAAGATGGACTTGTATACTTTATAGTCACCCTTTTCGTCTACTTACCCATATACCTTGCTGTTAACAGGATTTTGCAATGTAACTATGGAAGAATTTTAACACtcagattaataaaataatggctAGTGACATCACTTCTCCACAGCGAACCATGTTTTGTGATGTCTCGACTGTAAATAGTGTTTGTTGCTTCTGCCAAAAATGTAGCTCTCACTACACTCTAGTAGCATATTGGTTATGTGTCTTTGTCCATATATTCCCTGATCCCTGTCCGACCTCTTCCATTTGTTTTGCAGCTACCAGTTTAACTGGCCTACATTTTGCCGCCACCACCATGATGACACTTATTCTAAAGCGGCTTGGATATATCCAAAGTTCTCATCTCCCAGTATCAgatcttattaaatttgttttatttgcaAATTTTTCCATTGTTGGAATGAACGTGAGCTTAATGTGGAATTCAGTGGGATTTTATCAGGTCAATTCTGTTATTCTGgtaattcttttattctgCCACTAGACTACACTGACAcctaaaatatgttatacTTTTGACATCCCTTCCAGATTGCAAAGCTGAGCATGATCCCTGTTTCATGTTTCCTCGAAGTTGTTCTGGACAGGGTGCAATATTCGAGGGACACCAAGCTAAGCATCTTAGTTGTTCTATTGGGTGTTGCAATCTGTACAGTTACCGATGTGAGTGTTAATGCCAAGGGTTTTATTGCTGCTTTCATAGCTGTTTGGAGCACTTCTCTACAGCAATATGTAAGTCATTCTTCCCTTCAATATATGAATCAATAAGACATGAAACTTTATGGTTTATCTAGCTAACAGGATGGATCTGGCATTCTGGCTCATGCAACAATCTAAAACTAAGGGGGTGTTCGGCTACGCTTATAAGCTCCAACAAAGTGTTTggcaaattttttcttaaagagcttataagatctcgAAATAACatgttttggatcttataagctctttaagaaaaagttaacttctctaacttttttcaaaacattttataaactctaTAAGATTAATATGTCATGacacaaaaatatccttattcACATACACTCTCTctaccacacacacacatacatactcTCTCTCattatttagtaataatttattatagtcaaacacaaaaagattactattgatattatatttactaaataaatataaattcaaaacattataaattatacgactAGAAATAGTCaatgacaaagaaaatattaattatatatctatgttAATATTcgaataacaaaaatttaggttataattaattagctcttaaatttttatttgctaagaaataacaacttatttaattaaaacatcatgtcctttttggtcattttaccaataaaagaTCTTCTTATGCCAaacactcaatattttataagatgcgAAAAAATCTTATATGCTTTAACATCTTACTTTATCCAAACGGTGTAggagtttatttttaaaataagatccaacatcTTGTAAgctcctaaaatattttataagatgtaggagcttataagatgttctAAAAAatcttagccaaacaccctctaagtcAGGAAACAGTCAGgattttatatcttttgagCTCACCGCTCACCTATAGGCATGAACTAAATCTGATATGGGTGGGTTCATAAACGGCATCTCTATTGCTAATTGTTTTGTTATATACTTTTTCTCACTTGTTGTACATGaatattgtttctttttggAACTGCAGTTTGTTCATTATCTTCAAAGGAAATATTCTATTGGTTCTTTCGACTTATTAGGGCACACTGCACCACCTCAAGCTGCATCATTACTGTTAGTTGGACCCTTTATGGATTACTGGTTGACAGACAAGAGGGTTGACAACTATAACTATACCTTCATGTCGGTGGTAAGTATattggtaaaaataaaaatatttacagaaTGCTTTTGCTGATGTGTTAAGCTTGCTTCGTGTACGTAGTCTATTCCTTGCATTTGCTTGATAATATATGTTCCTCTAGTAGTTATTTGTCACACACATTGGTAGCTATTGAATGCTTCTGGCTTTGTTAATTTAGAAGGTTTTCACCTTGGGCAACCGTAGGAGAGATTGTGCTAGCACTAGGTCTATATCTTTAACTTTCTACTTCTTAATTAGGTTCCTTTTTCTCTGGTCTATGGTTCTTATAGATAACTTGAACTGCTTATTGTGTCATTTGTCTTTTCGACGTGGTTATCTTTGATTCACTTATTACCACTTTCTGGAGCCATGGccaatattttgtttgaggAAAGGTTCCTTTGGTAAATCTAATTTTAGATTCAAATATTGCTACTATTTTGTTATTCAGAAAGCTTGAAAATTGTTCGTCTGCTCCAAATGGGGAAAAGACAGCTTTTTTATGGTCATTGAGTAATTGTCTAGTCTTCACGAAACTGAGAACTCAACAATGGGCTTCTTATGTGTAAGGTCGATTggaaacattttataagtcTGAAGTATCTACCATAAGAGATAAATATTTCCCATTAGAATTCAAtttatcaaatgaaaatatcCAGAAATGGCCTCATACGATGGTTGTTAACTCAATGGAATTTTCCGTGTGTGAAGTCATTGTTAAAGACGAGGTAAACACACTGGTTCctgtaatttcttttgaagTCGGTTGagcttattcttttttttttttgccaatGTAAAGGCTCAATCTATTGATTGTGCTCAACTTGGTCATCAGATTATGTAAGATCTGTAAGCTACCTTAGGCACTTGATGAAGATTTTGCTGTTCACAAACACCTGCTAGTTGGCTCATTTATTGCAAAGAAAATGCTAGTCATGTGGATGTCAACGGGTTACACGACCTGAACCTGAGCTCCAAATATAATCCCCCATGTTCCCAGTACTGAACAATGCATCCCACAATGCTGTTGTCAAGTTTTTTAcccatttcttaaaattacaaactaTGTCCGATTGAAGTGCCGGTGGTGTGGGATTAATGTAGCTCAAATCCATGCACTATAACGCTTAATTTCCGTGTATACCTTGGCCCTGCTTTGGCTCCAAGACCAATGCCTTCTGCATTTGTATGAAGCATCTTACTCAACAAACTTTTGTTTGAAGTAAGCAACCTGTAAAACCTTAGCCCATATTGGAAttgtggaaattgaatatatttgaaaattaagtgtACTTTGGGTTCTTCATTGCCATCCATTTGAGTACTTCTTTTAGAGTGGATAACATAATATGTTAGTGCTTGGGCAATGCGTACATGAACTGCATGACTCTTTTACCCTGCCGTCcttccattttgaaaaattacaccgCACTGCTGCAGTCATATTTTACATGGCATTTTCCTCTCTACCGATCCAATCTTCAAGGAGCAAGTGTAATGTAAAACATGATAGCAGTTGGTGCAGCTTACTTCAAAATGGTTGGACCTTTCTGTAATATGCCTCAATATCAGGGATTATCTACGTAATTATCCTGTGTTCTCTTGCTGAATGTCTAAGTATTCTATATATCGTTTGCATCCTGCATGCTGTGTAAGTATTCTATTGCTTGTGTCTGCATGCATTATACGTTGGGACCTATTTGCAGTATAGTCTTGCTATTTTTCTTGTCTATCTATCCACATATTATTGCTTTTTTCTACTACCAGCCTAAtagtttgtaatattttctctGTGCAGATGTTTGTCGTGTTGTCTTGCGTCATCGCTATAGGAACCAACCTAAGCCAATTCATCTGCATCGGCAGATTCACAGCAGTGTCGTTTCAAGTACTGGGGCACATGAAGACCATTCTCGTCTTGATATTaggatttcttttctttggaaaaGAGGGACTCAACCTACACGTGGTCGTGGGAATGATGGTTGCAATAGTTGGAATGATGTGGTACGGCCACGCCTCCTCCCAACCTGGCGGCAAAGAGCGACTCCCTCCTCCGTCTAACCACAAGCCGGAAGAAGCAATCGGGCTTGTAAAATCCAACGAGCATGATGAAAAGGTCTAGCAACACTCCATAACTTCATAAACTTCTAGCCTAGGTCAACTGATTCCTGAAAAATGTAGATTCATTTCATTTGCAGGTATAAATTTACCAGTTTcttgttagaaaaaaaaacgaCAAACCGGGCAAGTAcccttgaaaattttcttacatgaattaataatttattcaaatctctctccccctctctccctctctctctttctctctctcacacacagcAGAGTGTTTTTGCATCTTCAGCTTCAATTCATACCTACTACTGGAAATGTACAAGGGCACATTAATTGCATTGTTCAGGCCCTCAGAGGAGCTCCATGCATAGTAAATGCTCATATCTGATGGAAAATCGAAACTATGCAAAGAATTCTCTGTATATGCTTGTGGTCCTCGTGGAGGCACACAACACCCAACATGGTAAGTCCAATCCAGAAACATGGGAAACGACGTGTTCGTTTCAAGAATTCTAAGTCGGTCGAAACATGATGTTTTGTGCTGCTCCTGCACGTCGTCGGaccttttattacaaattgatGTTTTTAACTCGCATTTCTCTTCACATCACACGTCATGTAGATGAAAAGTCGATTCGAAATAAAGGGTTCGGACAGACAGTCTGCATGATCGAACCTTATTATTACAGAAAATTGCGCCTCATGTTGTCCCAAGAACATGCATTATAAggcaaatcaaatcaaagtcCGGTACAAATCGATCCAGTTGTAATGGAAGTAAAGTCAGATGTGTAGTCCTGTCTGTGTCTTGTACATGAAGAGATGCTGCTATTGCCCTACAAGGCAGAGACGTGCATGCATGAACCTCACTTACAAAACAACGGGTACAAcaacatttataatttcatctaAAGGATATTTACACCGTCTCTctaaagtttggtataattatacataaactttatttaatttgagaaattatatttagttatcctcatattattttgtctaacaaataggctccgttattcaaaatttatcgaattttttagcattaacaaacaaaaaaaatcaatgaaaataGATTCACATGTATCTctaattaacttattgcagatcaaacaatttttttctgaccATATATCTTTACACGTATGCTATGCACGTGAAGAGGTATATCTATATAAGGATAGTTGGTgatgaaaagatttatttcacctgcaataaattagtatcaAGACAATTGaagataaatatgatttttatatatttatttatttattttctaatatcaatagattcgttgaattttgactaacaatggaatctatttgttagataaaaataaaaattcggGATAttaggtgtaattttttaaactacaagaggtctacgtataattacgtAAAACTTTAGGAGAGAgcagtgtaattattcttcatttaattggcatataattttagagataataatataaacacCCTCAAACTTTGAGcatattaaaagaaagatccctgaatttttttaaaaaatttacaccGACATCCCgtatattcatttttgtaatCAGAGGTTTTCCTCTCGTCATCCCGCCATTAGGGGGGGAATCTGTAAATAACATAGAGTTGtatgtatgtaatatatatattttcttaaattccaatattttggaaaatattttgtcaactAATTTCGAACTCTAGAAACTTAATTAAAccttaataaaatagaataaatgttaaatttcaaCAGTTATCTGtattttatctatattaatataaaaaagaatttttaacaCTTACGAAAGACGGTTAATGACACTAcccattaattttagaaaataataattatacctataattagattattttaaaattaattataattattttttttaaaaagtgacTTCacgttattttattatatgcacataaGAACAATTATGTCATGATGACTAGTATACTATATTTAAAAGTACAagcactagaaaaaaaaatgactagcTAATGAACTAAAAAttgtggtaaatatttttattgaccacaattaaataaaatcgatgcaaaaatatatattttccatcaagaaaaaattatctgTCATTGTTAAGAGCTATGGTACAATATTAAGTCATGACCAATGTTTTAGTCACCCCCACAAACACCATGGCCAACAACTGTTGCATGGCAGTGGTCAATGACAATTTGCTACgactattttgtttttaattatgacaattaatcataattaactgttgcatttgtttttgtaGTGAAGCACCATAATTAGTAACTAATTCGATATGttattaaatgaattgataaaattacccATATTTAGGTTAGCGAATAAAAGAGTCACCTTATTCTATCACGTTCGGCCGAGGAGTTACGTATACAGTTACTAGAGGTGATACAATTTTAGGAGGGCCACTCACcaatgaaatatttgggaTTGCCTCTACGATCTTCACGACTTACAATTGCAGACTGTAAGCCTCTCCTCCTGAAACTGGACCAAAGGATTCTTGGTTGGGAACACCTCTCTTTCCTATGCTGGACCGgcttcaaattataaaaatcgtCCTGACGACATTAAATGTTTATCGGACCTTAGCGTTTATATTGCCCAAGGGTGTCATTTAGGAAATTGAGAAGCGATTTAGGGCCTTCCTTTGGAAAGGAACGTCGAAACTGGGTATGCAAAAGTAGCATGGGAACAGGTATGTCGGCCTATAGAGAAAGGAGGTCAAGGGCTGCGAGATATTTCTACCCTCAATCGAGCTTATGTGCTCAAAACTCTGGAAAGTGATTAGTGAAAATAGAGCATCCGTATGGGTTGATTGGCTTTACCATACGCACCTCCGTACAAATTCTATTTGGACAATTGGGGACCGTGGGGGTTCGTGGAGGTGGAGAAAACTACTTCGACTACGCCTCCTACTACGACCATTTAATGAGTACCGAATTGGGGATGGGACATCTTTCTAATTGTGGCAGGATCCATGACATGAATTCGTACCTCTTATCCAGCGTTTCCCGAGGGGTCCACAAATTACTAATACGTGGTTGACTGATTGACTTAATGTGGTTGTTGAGGACGGATAGTGGCATTGGCCGTATACCACGGATACCAACTTTTTAGAGATCTTTCATATATTACCCACTATCCATGGCGAAGTGGACTGCAGGACTTAGAGATCACTCTATACTCCAACGACTGCTTGCATTCATAGTATCCTAAGTCCTCAGGGGCCCAAAGTAGGGTGGTCTTCACTACTATTGGGTCCCTTTTGGATTCCCGGACATGCGTTTGTCCTTTGGTTGGCTATACTCGAGAAACTCTCTACCTTAGACAAACCTTGGCTCTCTCATTTGGGTAGTTCCAGTATCATATGTGATGATGACACGATGGAAACACATACACCTGTTTTTCCATTGTAGATATTCCCGGAGGTACTTAAGGGTGATCCGGCAGACTCTTAGATTTGACTGGCCTAACCGTGATTGGAGAACGGATGTTTTGTCAGCAGCAACAAAATGGAAGGGCAAGAAGTTCATTTTTGGGTCTTACCGTGCCCTTTTGGCTGCAGTTGTTTACCATATTTGGCGTGAACGCAACCTTCGCCGATTTGACAGAGTGGAACGTGATGCTTCAGGTCTTGCTGCTATCATCATAGGGAATGTACGACAGAGGATCCTTAGTGTCGACTTACCTTATTCTATTAGCTTATGTGGGTTTTATCGTTTATGGCGAATCTCTTGACCTTCGAGGGGGATGCCTAGCATTGGAACATGTTGTATTGTACCTCTATACTCTTTTTACTTAAtggaatttatatttatggagaaacaaaattaccgtatttaaagagataatattaatgtaatattttatttattctctcttctttttgtttcaccTAATCTActatttttactatttctcCTCTCGTTCCACTCATTAtctaaagttttttttttctttatctattTATCCCttccatttgtttttctttttcctcaaccatattaattagattatattattcttttcacttattataattcaataaatacatTAGAATAGTTAAAGAGAGACACTTCATTTCACATACAAAatccaataaatatttttttattataatttttaaaaagtttgcacATTAACATCGAGTGCTGGTGTAATTGTTCCTAAAGTTTACGATTATACCCGGCCTGGCCCGGCCTCTGAAGGGGTggttaaattacaatgagtttTATTGAGTTTTGACATGATTATAAATGATCACtcattattttacaaattaccaataccctcaaagttttatgaaattatgtaattttcatataaaagcTTGGAAAAGTCAACTTTCTctttattgtataatttttttctttttaaaaaaaacctGTAAAGAAATCGGACAACATGgatggaattttgaaaattttgtcaacttagtccataaaaaaaatttaataagtaaaattatgattcatagcttataaggatattttgatcaatccaccacaaaaaaatggataataatATCACAGGGACTAATGGATTACACTAGTTGTTGAACGGTCGATACAATCAAGGGTATTGATAGtttctcaaacaataaaagagtatttataatcaCTACAGATTTCCAGAAAAACTCTTTAACTAGTAGTTTGATTCTATCTGCATTACTATCATTATTACATGAAGAAATTAATGAGGGATGCATTTATTAAGAGTGGAGAGTTTATTACAATATCAAAGATAGAGGGTTGCAGACAAGTGTATTCAAGTAGAAATAGAGAATTGCATGTATTCATGACTCATTACTACATAACTTGAAAATAGGGCAACTCCTCCTTAATTACATAGTACATGGGAATTGTGATGAATCAATGCATCTATCTATAATGTCTCTGCATATTCACATTATTAATGCATCTATTTATGTAATTGCTCAACAATTAATGTTAGGATAAATTAGAACGATTTTTtctaatcttttttaaaatagaaatttgaCATTCactaaaataaagaataatatataataataaagtgtataaaggttatttttttaaaaaaaaaaaaatatcgttAATTGTATGTAATGAAGAGGGGCGATTCAACgacatttaaaaaaacaaagagggagttttagtctatttttaaaatataagagggGGTTTTagctgaaattttaaaatacaaacgGTTTCATTCATTTAAGCCAGTTTTGTACCACAGGAGTTGCGTAGCTTCTATTTTTGTTGTGAAAATAGATTGTAAGAAAAAGCTGTAAGttaagcaaaataaaaattggggGTAAAATTAGACTTTTAGTTCCACAGGATAAGAGGtttaacatttttagtcctctgcgttatggaattttcaaaatagagtcacaattaaaaaaattcgacACATTAAGTTCTCTGATTTTGCAGGATTTTCAAATTGtcttaaaattgagaaaacacaacatatttagtcctctgctttataaaatttaaggaAACAAATGTGTCGAGCGTTCCCAAttttttggaccaaaatttcgtaaattataaactaaatGTATCaagttcttttaatttttaaaactattttgaaaatcccataaagtaaaaaactaaataaagcTTTGTTGtcgctaaatatatataattagtgtcagtattaaaataatcataaatattttaataactaattttctattttctagtatgttatttagtttaattactTATTGAGCCCCTTAAACCAAGACCTCATCAGTCTCTTGGAGGTTAGTTTTTTTaggtaagtttttatttatcaaaatatcaaaccTCAAATTCTGACTGAATGTGTTGGGATATCACCTCAAAGTCGTAAACAGACCAATCACGAAGTAGGCTAAGATTCGcgcttttttatttgtgttgttttgttcCGATTCGATCCAAACTTGAGTATTCATGATGATCatacaatcataaaaaaattggtctgGTTGGGGACATGGCAAGAATGCAACGAAGGCAtgaacataaatatatttaaattttaattttaaagggAATTAGTCCCTTAATCTTGGGTGTTCGTAACTTAACAAGtataaaacaagtttgaaataaaacaaatggTTATTATAacaaggacaaaatgcataaaaccccctatattttaaaaagtctgcaaaaaaAAACTCTCTTAATTATTATGAGAATAGACTAAAAGCCTccctgtgttttgtaaaactcagctcaatcaccccctctccgttaaatccaactaacagtgttaatttttttaaaaataaccgttatacccttacttattatgtattatattttattttaatgaccgttggatcttcTTTGATTAAATactgatcgttagatctaatcaattaatctcaaccattagatttaaaaaaataaaaggtctagattcaataaattatttaacttatattaatatataaataatttaaaattttaaaaatatattattattatatattaaaaaaaatatactattattatatatataaaaaaacgaACTACCTAAACCATCATTTGCATTGCGGTGGTGGATTCTTCAAACTGTCGGAtctctataaatattttaccaaAATGAGTGAGGTCGGTCTCATTAGAATCGTCTTGAAGAGACGAGTTTGATAATGGTGGTTTGCGATCAAGATTCGATCAGACAACGATAAATCGACAACAAATATGTTCAGCGGTTGTGATTTGAGCCTACTCTTACTgattgacgaaaactcaaattgaaggtattaAAATATTCCTGTTGAAGAGAATGGTACCGTTGACAGTTGAAACTTGTCTAGATGGTGCCGAAAACTTAAAGACAAGTTTCCGACAAAAAAGGGGGTgaatcattcaattttttcttatttctttttaattttttaattaatttttattaaattaattaaaatatattttagttaattaagaatattttaaataattataataattaaatattttggctaattaataataattatagtaataattattgtaattaaatataaattttaattaattaaaaataattttagatttaataattaacaattataaaattatttgaatttaaatataatttaatttaatatttaatataaaataaattaaatataatttaatattttaatttaaatttaatatgacaaaatttaatacttacTTTTTAAGGTGAGAAATGATAAAAGGAAGACACAATCAAGCTAAAAAGCTCtttatatgttatatagaCCCGTAAAGGGATAGTTTAGTCCAAAGtgtcattaaatataaacCCAAACTGCAGAAAATGACTACGAAACGCAGCAGATGCGCGTCTCCTCCACTTTCCGTTAGAGAATGGggtttttttgctgactaaacaAAACAGGAGGGGGTTTTTAGCCTATCTTGAAAACAAGAGGGtattttttgcatactttctaaaacacaggggggttttatgcattttgtccttatAACAAAGAGTAACGAAAATGTAATCACGGAATTTCACCTTCTGATTTGAAGACTTTCTTCAAGCTCTTTTTCTCCAACGGTGTGCTCACACAAAAACTTACGAGATTTCTTCTACATTGAACACACACTACGCTACAAGATGGTCAACACCAAACCTTACTAGAGGTAAGGTGTATGTAGTATAAGAAacttgttatattattaacttagTATATCAAACTCAAGAGGACCTTATTCTAACTTGAAACTAGTTCaagtaaaacaaaagaatagaaagaaagagagggagagagagtgGTCAAGATTATGAGAGTATGATAGGGATGTTGTCTTTTTatcatatacaaaataatatgtagACAAGCCTATACACTATACACAAACACAAGAGACATATCACGTACTTATTGTATGTATACATGTATACATTGCACGTcaagtcaaaaataaatataatgtgtGTCCCCTAGTACACTACCTACTCGTACTACAAGTACTCAAGTAATAACTCCCTTATCCTTAcaacttcatatatatatatgtatatcgcatatatatacaagctAGTGCTATATATAGTCTACTCGgcttaattcaaaataaattaaactcatAGGCTTGTGCTCTCCATagaattaatccaatcaattctTAAAAAGCCTAAATGGGATTTTTGTGATCTTATCGAATAAATCCTAACTcataacttaattaattaatccatcaaataattaagcctaacccaatttatttaatctcattaaatttttaagtcgaaactctaattaattgatcctattaattaactcatccactctaaattaaaattaatcttattaaattaattaaatctaactcaaatttaatttatctcaCTAATTGAATTTGGGGCTTTCCATCATATGGGTTCTCCCATTTAAATGATCACATTGTTTAAtctcttgaattaatttgaactctttaaattaattccttccttctataattaattttaattctccCATTCTGAGGACTAAACCCCATACCATCAGCGCTGAGGagttcaagtcataccgaccaagcctcacGGTCTTCTATATGACAACTCCTCACGAGTAAATTCTGACTTAACAACCTTTGTCAAtcacccactaaaattgcatagtcGTCATACGTCTGTTGTCTATAAAACACGGTACCCATCACATGGACACAatatttagtgcaagtctcaatgGGAACCAGCGAAGCCCATTTTCGGGGCTCTCgacttaaaatatttcaaatccaaccctcaaaaattgatttcataATTGTCATTAAGTGCGCAACTCAactttatttgttaattagtgATCAGTGGGCTTAATTGCAGTATATGAAAGTTACAGGAGtaagaacaataaaataatgccaaatgaatacttactcttattcatttaattcaatattatatagtgaaaagaaattacttaaatagattacaaaatagccaatctaattggctttctgatCACATATTCTACAAGATCATTCATATGTAACTATATAGTTCACGTGAAAAATTATAcgattatgaaaattttcaaatagcAATATGTCCATGCACCAAGTACAACTTCTGCTACCCACCTATTTCTTACAACGCTACTGACTTAAACATTAAAGCAATATAATACGTGTTTAGTTTATAGATTTGACATAAACAGAACTAAAGATAAATTCCACACGTCAGAATGACAAATACGTGTTTCAAATAACTATACATGTAAGAACTGCACTCATGGATgatttataaagaaatattgaGCGACGTCATGATTTCTTCCCAATATAATCCATCAAAGTTGCactttttcctaat is a window from the Sesamum indicum cultivar Zhongzhi No. 13 linkage group LG15, S_indicum_v1.0, whole genome shotgun sequence genome containing:
- the LOC105178310 gene encoding UDP-galactose transporter 2, translating into MSLTSKVEHKVALDTAAWMFNIVTSVGIIIVNKALMATYGFTFATSLTGLHFAATTMMTLILKRLGYIQSSHLPVSDLIKFVLFANFSIVGMNVSLMWNSVGFYQIAKLSMIPVSCFLEVVLDRVQYSRDTKLSILVVLLGVAICTVTDVSVNAKGFIAAFIAVWSTSLQQYFVHYLQRKYSIGSFDLLGHTAPPQAASLLLVGPFMDYWLTDKRVDNYNYTFMSVMFVVLSCVIAIGTNLSQFICIGRFTAVSFQVLGHMKTILVLILGFLFFGKEGLNLHVVVGMMVAIVGMMWYGHASSQPGGKERLPPPSNHKPEEAIGLVKSNEHDEKV